CATCGCCAAGTGCCCCGATACCACTCCAATGCCGCCTACGCTAGTGCCTCCTACCGCCACAGCATCTTTAACCTCCAGTCCAGCCAGCGGCATCAGCTCCAGAAAAGGGCTATCGGGGTCAAGCACCAGCGCTATTCGCTCCCGCGCCAATAGTTTGCCCTGCTTTCGGGCTGCCGCAATGTGTTTGTCAGCCCCTTGGAAGCGGCTTTGCACCAGCTTCTCTTCCATATCGGCGACCAAAGCCTGCATTTTCTGATAATTTTCCTGATAGCCCGCCTGCTGCGGGTGGATGTTGCTTTTGAGTATAGCCATTTTCTAGGGTTAGTTTAAGTTTTTTCCTAATCAACAATCAACACATTGGGATTGGCGCACCAACATTCCAGTCCACCAATGTTCCACTCCTACGGGATTTCTTCGTTAAAAAGACCTTTTTAATGGGGTTTAAGACGCTTCACCAATGACCAGCAAAGGCGCTCCAGCCTCGACCAACTGCCCTGCTTGTACCCATACTTCGGTTACTTGTCCGGCCTCGTGGGCATAGAGCGTGTTTTGCATCTTCATAGAGTAGAGCACCAACAAAGGCTCACCCGCCACTACCGTCTGGCCTGCTTGTACAAACACCTGCTGTACTTCGCCGGGCATAGGGGCATTGTAGGTGCCTCCCTGCTGCTGCGACAGCGGCTCGGGCAAGGCCGGAACGAGCTGTACCACCCATTGATGGGGAGGTTTGCAGAGGTGATAGCGTATCTCAGGGCTAAGGGTAGCTAGGGCGATGTAGCGACGCAGCCCCTCGTGGCTGTAATGCAGGGTATGGCTGTGGAGCTGCCAATCTTCTATAACCAAACTGTCAGGGGAGAGCTTCTCACAGCGGAGCTGTAGACGGCGATGGTGGTCATCGAGCCATTGGTACTCAAGTGTATACTCCTCTTCATCGAGGCGGAAGCTTTCGGTCGGGTGGCTGTCGGGGTTGTTGCGCCAGCCGCTGCGCAGGTATGGCAACAATGGCGGATGCTGTTGGCGGCGCTGCTGACAACGGTAGAGACACAGGGCTGCCAAGGCTTCAAAGGTTTGGGCGGCGCTGGGGCGCAAACCATCAAGCAGCTCAGGGCTTTGCTCCAGCCAACGGGTATGCACCGTCCCCTCGCGAAAGCGTTGATGGGTGCAAATCTGATGCAGCAAGCCGAGGTTGTGTGCCAACCCGATAAGTTGACTCCTCTCTAGGGCATAGGCCATTTGCCCAAGAGCCTGTTGGCGGTTGGGGGCGTGGGTGATTATTTTGGCCAGCATCGAGTCAAAGTGTACCCCTACACCATCCCCTTCTCCAAAGCCGCTATCAACCCGCAGCCCTTGTAAGTCTGTGGGGAAGTAGATGCTTTGTATTTGCCCTATAGAGGGGGCAAAATCTTGTAGAGGGTCTTCGGCACAGAGGCGGCACTCAAGGGCGTGGCCTTCAAAGCAGATGTCCTCTTGGGCAAATGGCAGCGGCTCGCCGGCGGCGACCAACAGTTGGAGGGCTACCAAGTCGAGCCCTGTGATGGCCTCCGTTACGGGATGCTCCACCTGTAGGCGTGTATTGACTTCGAGAAAATAGCAGTTTTCGTCCTCGTCCAGTACAAACTCCACCGTTCCGGCATTGGTATAGCCCAGCCCGCGCCCTAGCGCGAGCGCCGCTTGATGGAGCGTATGGCGCGCTTGGGGGGAGATATTGGGTGCGGGTGCCTCCTCAACCAGCTTTTGATTGCGCCGTTGTACGGAGCATTCCCTGTCGCCGAGGTGGAGGAGTGTCCCCTGTACATCGCCCAGAATTTGGACTTCGATATGGCGCACCTTGGGCAGGTAGCGCTCCAACAATACGGCCTCATCGCCAAAAGCGCTGCGGGCTTCTTGTTGTACGGCCAGCAGGGCGGCTTCAAAGTCAGCCGCCTGTTGGACAACCCGCATCCCCTTCCCTCCACCTCCGGCGGCAGCCTTAATCAGCAGCGGGAAGCCCAGCGCTTGGGCGGCAGCTTGTAAAGCCGGAAGGTCTTGGGCGCTGCCCTCATAGCCCGGAACACAGGGAACGCCCAGTTGGGCGGCAAGCTGTTTGGCCGTGATTTTGGAGCCCATTTGAGTAATAGCCGCTGCGCTGGGGCCTATCCAAGTCAACCCAGCGGCTTGGCAAGCTTGGGCAAAGGCCGCGTTCTCGGCCAAAAAACCATAGCCCGGGTGGATAGCCATCGCTCCCGTGCGTTTGGCGGCGGCAATGATTTTGGGGATATTGAGATAGGTCTCGGCAGCGCTGTGGCCTTGGAGCGCGACCGCCTCGTCGGCTTGACGCACAAAAGGCGCTCGACGGTCATCGTCGGCATATACAGCCACCGTGCGGATGCCATAACGGCGGCAGGTGCGAATAATGCGCAGGGCAATCTCCCCTCGGTTGGCAATGAGTACTTTCGGAAAATAACTACTCAAAGATAAGGGAGGCATTGCCTGATATGTTTGATGCATAACAAATCGATTATGTGTAGGTTAGCGGGCTGTAAGTACGCATCGAAAGGTTCGACAAGCCACTTGCAGCCCAAAGTTTGTGGTGGTTATTTACCCGAAAATAAGTCAAAAAATAGAACAATCGAAGCTTTAGGCAGGATAATTTTGATATAAACTGTGGCATAGTGTAAGATTCGCATAAATTTTGCAGTTTTAATCTCTACAAAGCCTGCCACCATAGGCGGCCTACACACACACCTTGTCTAGTTTATGCGAAGAGCTTTACCGTTTTACTTATCCGCCTGTTTTTGGATAACTACTGCCCTGTTGGGGCTAAGCAGCTGTGGAGGGCAGCCAGGATCTCACGAACTGAAGGAAAATTTTTTGGCGCACCAGTCTGACTATGTGGAGGTTGCTAACTTATTTGCTAAGCAAAACAGTATCAAAAGGATGACCATTTTTTCGGCCTACGACAACAAAGCCTGCGATTATATCAACCATTGGCAATACTGTGGTGATGGATGGATGTACCTCAACCCAGACAGCCCCAATGGTAAGCCCCTCAAAGCTGCCACAATCAATGATGTGTTGAGACACGAAAACATCAAAAGGGCTGATTATGACTACTATTATCAATTCTTACAAAAACATCAATTGAGCGAGATTCGCTTTGTACAAGAGGTGGAGACCCTCAAAAACGGGGGAAACCGCGAAAATGCTTGCGAAAACTGTGTCGAATTTAGCTACCGCAATAATGTCGGGGTGCGTCATTCACCCCAGTATTACAAAGCAGCCGATGATATGTATGTCAAACGTATGGAAGATGGGTGGTATTTGTTTCAGAAAAACAGCTCTGTAACAGCCCCGAACAAAGATTTGATACAACAATAAACCCTAAATTACCCCACTGATGGAAGCTGTTTTTTTTAAAACACCGCAGGCCTTCAGACAATGGCTTGAAGCCCATCACGAACAAGAGACCGCCTTGGTTGTGGGATTTTACAAAGTACATACTGGCAAGGCATCTATGACTTGGCCTGAATCTGTAGACCAAGCACTTTGTTTTGGCTGGATTGATGGTGTCCGCAAGTCCATCGATGCAGACAGTTATTGTATCCGCTTTACCCCTCGCAAACAAAACAGTATCTGGAGTGCTGTCAATATTGCCAAAGTCGAACAGCTTATCGAGGCGAGCCTGATGACACCCGC
The nucleotide sequence above comes from Eisenibacter elegans DSM 3317. Encoded proteins:
- a CDS encoding acetyl/propionyl/methylcrotonyl-CoA carboxylase subunit alpha, whose product is MPPLSLSSYFPKVLIANRGEIALRIIRTCRRYGIRTVAVYADDDRRAPFVRQADEAVALQGHSAAETYLNIPKIIAAAKRTGAMAIHPGYGFLAENAAFAQACQAAGLTWIGPSAAAITQMGSKITAKQLAAQLGVPCVPGYEGSAQDLPALQAAAQALGFPLLIKAAAGGGGKGMRVVQQAADFEAALLAVQQEARSAFGDEAVLLERYLPKVRHIEVQILGDVQGTLLHLGDRECSVQRRNQKLVEEAPAPNISPQARHTLHQAALALGRGLGYTNAGTVEFVLDEDENCYFLEVNTRLQVEHPVTEAITGLDLVALQLLVAAGEPLPFAQEDICFEGHALECRLCAEDPLQDFAPSIGQIQSIYFPTDLQGLRVDSGFGEGDGVGVHFDSMLAKIITHAPNRQQALGQMAYALERSQLIGLAHNLGLLHQICTHQRFREGTVHTRWLEQSPELLDGLRPSAAQTFEALAALCLYRCQQRRQQHPPLLPYLRSGWRNNPDSHPTESFRLDEEEYTLEYQWLDDHHRRLQLRCEKLSPDSLVIEDWQLHSHTLHYSHEGLRRYIALATLSPEIRYHLCKPPHQWVVQLVPALPEPLSQQQGGTYNAPMPGEVQQVFVQAGQTVVAGEPLLVLYSMKMQNTLYAHEAGQVTEVWVQAGQLVEAGAPLLVIGEAS
- a CDS encoding YdeI/OmpD-associated family protein — translated: MEAVFFKTPQAFRQWLEAHHEQETALVVGFYKVHTGKASMTWPESVDQALCFGWIDGVRKSIDADSYCIRFTPRKQNSIWSAVNIAKVEQLIEASLMTPAGLKAYSFRTADKSKVYAYETNPLELTTDFEAQFKKETAAWAFFSNQAPSYQRLIVHWVMSAKQEKTRQSRLDKVIVASKEQKRLQ